One genomic segment of Aminivibrio sp. includes these proteins:
- a CDS encoding MBL fold metallo-hydrolase, with translation MLLKIIGAAGEVTGSSYLIECGTSRVLVDCGIFQGKDDDRKNSEPFPFAAGSLDAVLLTHAHMDHSGRIPLLVKEGFKGKVFATLPTLELVKVLWYDSANLMKEEAEWKTKKNSRKGLKPVEPLYSAEHVDQAIRHLAASSYDDRITVAPGVSVRFRDAGHILGSAILEIWLTEDEKEVKIVFSGDLGPQKTVMERNPAIIPDADYVVMESTYGDRLHRTNVESREEFREVFTKVLKNKGKVFIPSFVVDRAQRVLYELSLLKDEGILGESVPIFFDSPMGVKATEIYRKHMNLLSSEIQQYVSEGKDPFSPGKLKYVSSVEDSRAINEIRHAVVVAGSGMVNGGRIVHHLKHGIWDPKNHVVFVGYQARGTLGRRIVEGEKNIRIAGEDVTVKAEIHTINGFSAHADRDDLLAWASNFTTPPLFLITHGEPESSLAFSQTLEKAGMKSVIPSAGQEIQLEPNGAAKAVKLPEQPVLLRGEEVPSVLTEILTLASGLRESVSGKEDEDILPLLQSTKILLETARGKMSAKKA, from the coding sequence ATGTTGCTGAAAATCATCGGCGCCGCCGGAGAAGTGACCGGATCAAGCTATCTTATCGAGTGCGGAACGAGCAGAGTGCTCGTAGACTGCGGCATTTTCCAGGGAAAAGACGACGACAGAAAAAACAGCGAGCCGTTTCCCTTCGCTGCCGGAAGCCTTGACGCAGTCCTTCTTACCCATGCCCACATGGATCATTCGGGCAGAATACCCCTCCTGGTGAAGGAGGGCTTCAAGGGAAAAGTCTTCGCCACTCTTCCCACCCTCGAACTGGTGAAAGTGCTCTGGTATGATTCCGCCAACCTGATGAAGGAAGAGGCGGAATGGAAAACAAAAAAGAATTCCAGAAAAGGGCTCAAACCCGTGGAGCCTCTGTATAGTGCCGAGCATGTGGACCAGGCAATCCGCCACCTTGCGGCCTCCAGCTATGACGACAGGATAACTGTGGCTCCAGGAGTCTCCGTTCGCTTCCGGGATGCAGGTCACATCCTCGGGAGTGCCATCCTCGAGATCTGGCTCACGGAAGACGAAAAGGAAGTGAAAATCGTCTTCAGCGGCGACCTCGGTCCCCAGAAAACGGTCATGGAACGAAATCCGGCCATCATTCCCGATGCCGATTACGTGGTCATGGAATCCACCTACGGCGACAGGCTCCACAGGACAAATGTCGAGAGCCGGGAGGAATTCCGGGAAGTCTTCACCAAGGTGCTTAAAAACAAGGGGAAGGTATTTATCCCCAGTTTCGTCGTGGACAGGGCCCAGAGAGTGCTCTACGAGCTTTCTCTTCTCAAGGACGAGGGAATCCTTGGAGAATCGGTCCCCATATTCTTCGATTCCCCAATGGGAGTCAAGGCGACGGAAATCTACAGAAAACACATGAATCTTCTCTCTTCGGAAATACAACAGTATGTCAGTGAGGGGAAAGATCCTTTTTCGCCGGGAAAACTGAAATACGTTTCCAGTGTCGAAGATTCACGGGCCATAAATGAAATTCGGCACGCAGTGGTCGTTGCCGGCAGCGGAATGGTCAACGGGGGAAGGATCGTCCACCATCTGAAGCACGGCATCTGGGATCCCAAAAACCACGTTGTGTTTGTCGGTTACCAGGCCAGGGGCACCCTAGGCCGCAGGATCGTCGAAGGAGAAAAGAATATCCGCATCGCCGGCGAGGATGTGACGGTGAAAGCGGAAATTCACACCATCAACGGCTTTTCGGCTCACGCAGACCGTGACGACCTACTCGCCTGGGCGTCAAACTTCACCACGCCCCCCCTGTTCCTCATCACCCACGGCGAACCTGAATCCTCTCTCGCCTTTTCCCAGACGCTCGAAAAGGCCGGGATGAAATCCGTTATCCCCTCCGCAGGACAGGAAATCCAGCTCGAGCCCAACGGTGCCGCCAAAGCGGTGAAACTTCCCGAACAGCCCGTGCTCCTGCGGGGTGAGGAAGTTCCGTCGGTGCTCACGGAGATCCTGACATTGGCTTCCGGCCTGAGGGAATCGGTTTCAGGCAAAGAAGACGAGGACATTCTTCCCCTGCTGCAGTCGACGAAGATTCTTCTTGAAACGGCCAGGGGAAAAATGTCGGCCAAAAAGGCCTAA
- the tyrS gene encoding tyrosine--tRNA ligase has translation MFSDALQVLRERGHIEWCSNDEELGALFRREMVTAYVGFDPTADSLHVGHLIPIMALAWIQKCGHRPIPLAGMGTGLIGDPSGKSKERNLLTLEKVKENLEGVKKQLASFLDFDSGANSALLINNYEWLGKLTFLEVLRDVGKHFSVNSMISREYVRSRLEDPEKSISYTEFSYVLLQAYDFLYLFSNFGCRLQMGGNDQQGNIISGVDLIRKKTGGEAFGATQPLLLTSSGTKFGKTEEGAVWLDPARTSPYKFYQFWMNVEDQSVEKLLKLFTFLPLDEIAGIMTLHGKSPERREAQRRLACEVTAIVHGAANAETVKKASSILFGESFEPRELSDNMLRTLSAEVPTGEVPREFPLPLVDLLTSSGACPSKSEARRLIKGGGLYVNGERIVEENRQVKEEDVLGDRYLFVRLGKKRFFMVLFR, from the coding sequence ATGTTCTCAGATGCGCTACAGGTCCTCAGGGAAAGGGGACACATCGAATGGTGCAGTAACGACGAGGAACTCGGGGCCCTGTTCCGGCGGGAGATGGTCACCGCCTATGTCGGATTTGACCCTACGGCGGACAGCCTTCACGTGGGACACCTGATCCCCATAATGGCTCTCGCATGGATTCAAAAATGCGGCCATCGTCCCATACCTCTTGCAGGCATGGGCACGGGGCTCATCGGTGACCCCTCCGGGAAAAGCAAGGAGAGAAACCTGCTCACCCTGGAAAAAGTAAAGGAAAATCTCGAGGGAGTGAAAAAGCAGCTAGCTTCCTTTCTCGATTTTGACAGCGGAGCAAACTCCGCCCTCTTGATCAACAATTACGAATGGCTCGGGAAGCTCACTTTCTTGGAAGTACTCCGGGATGTGGGGAAACACTTCTCGGTCAACTCCATGATTTCAAGGGAATACGTCAGGAGTCGTCTCGAAGACCCGGAGAAGAGCATTTCCTACACTGAATTTTCCTACGTCCTGCTCCAGGCTTACGACTTCCTTTACCTTTTCTCGAACTTCGGCTGCAGGCTCCAGATGGGCGGAAACGACCAACAGGGCAATATCATTTCCGGAGTGGATCTCATCCGGAAAAAAACCGGGGGAGAAGCCTTCGGGGCAACCCAGCCCCTCCTTCTCACGTCATCCGGAACAAAATTCGGAAAGACGGAAGAAGGGGCCGTATGGCTTGACCCCGCAAGAACCTCGCCCTACAAGTTCTACCAGTTCTGGATGAATGTGGAAGACCAGTCGGTGGAAAAACTGCTGAAGCTTTTCACGTTCCTGCCTCTCGACGAAATAGCCGGAATCATGACACTTCACGGAAAGTCTCCGGAGCGCCGGGAAGCCCAGAGACGCCTCGCCTGCGAGGTTACTGCCATCGTTCATGGTGCCGCAAACGCCGAAACGGTGAAGAAAGCCAGTTCGATTCTCTTCGGGGAATCTTTCGAGCCCAGGGAACTGTCGGACAACATGCTCCGGACCCTTTCGGCGGAAGTCCCCACGGGCGAGGTTCCCAGAGAATTTCCCCTTCCCCTGGTGGACCTTCTCACGTCTTCAGGCGCCTGTCCTTCAAAAAGCGAAGCCCGCCGCCTGATCAAAGGGGGCGGACTCTACGTGAACGGCGAACGGATCGTTGAAGAAAACCGTCAGGTCAAGGAAGAGGACGTACTGGGCGACCGGTATCTCTTTGTTCGGCTGGGAAAAAAACGGTTTTTCATGGTTCTTTTCCGGTAA